In Leptolyngbya sp. O-77, the genomic window GCTTTCAGGTGTCCTATCAGGTGTTCTAGTTGTTGTTGATCCATGGAAATTTTGACGAAATATAAATTTCTGCGAAATATTAAGAGGACGTGGCACGAGCCTCGAATACTTTAGCCCTAGAAAACCTCGAACACTAGAGACGCTTGTTAAGAAAAGCTGGATACGGCGTTTTTGCAGTTAGTGAGGTGCACGGATGGTCAAGATGCGTTTGCCTCGCCCAGGCTGTACATGTCTCGCCCTGCAAGAACATGCTATGTACCGTGATTTATTTCGCAATGCGGCTATTAACTAAGGCTCCTAATTAAGGCTCCTCATTACATAGAACAGGTTATTGGAGGAACCAACAGAAAGATCTTTGTTAGGATTTGCAACCGTTTGCAAAAGGACGGTATTTGGCTGAGCAGGACTTAAATTTAGGTTTCCCAAGAATCTTTGCAAAATTAACATGCAAATTAAGCAACTTAGAGGTGGACTTTACGACTTTATGCTTAGTTTAGGTTGCGAAAGTCTGCCGTTGTGTTAAGTTTACTAACGAAAGTGTAAGTAAATGAGAGACTGTAAATTATTTTGTGTAAGCGGTCAAAATTAGTTCAAACATCAGGAGACCGCCCATGCCTCGCCGTCGTCGCCCCCAAGATAAAGTAGACCACCTGCTGGATGAGCTGCTTGCCGATTACTCCACCCCCGAGCAAATCCTGGGAGAACAAGGACTGCTCAAACAACTGACCAAACGACTGGTGGAACGAGCACTGCAAGCAGAATTGAGCCATCACCTGGAAACCGAAGTCCAAGCTCCGCCTCCTGAAGAAACCAGTTCCAGCAAGCGTCGCAATAGTCGTAACGGGTACTCCTCTAAAACCGTCAAAGCAGACTGTGGAGAATTGGCACTCTCGATTCCCCGCGACCGTAACAGCACCTTTGAGCCGATTTTGGTGCCCAAAGGAGAGCGACGCTTGAGTGGGCTGGATGACAAAATCATGGCAATGTATGCCCGAGGCTTGAGCACTCGAGATATTCAAGCGCAACTGGAGGAACTCTATGGGGTGGAGGTTTCTCCCACGTTGATTAGCCAAGTCACCGATGCGGTCAGTGACGAGGTGCGTCAGTGGCAGAACCGCCCGCTGGCTAAGCTGTATCCGATTGTTTACCTCGATGCCATTCACGTTCATGTGCGAGAAGACGGGCGGGTGAGCAATCATGCCGTTTACGTTGTCTTAGGTGTAACGCTTGACGGGATTAAGGAAGTCCTAGGGCTATGGATGTCTGCCAATGAAGGGGCAAAGTTTTGGCTCAAAGTGCTGACCGACCTCAAGAATCGCGGCGTAGAAGACATTTTCATCGCCTGTGTAGATGGACTCAAAGGCTTCCCCGATGCGATTGCAGCGGTCTTTCCCAAAACACGAGTGCAGTTGTGTATCGTGCATCTGATTCGCAACTCTTTGCGCTATGTGCCCTGGGGCAGCCAAGCCGAAGTCATTGCCGACCTCAAGCCGATTTATCAAGCGGCCACGGTAGAGGAGGCTGAGACCGCACTAGAAAACTTCGCTGATAAGTGGGACAGGCTCTATCCCACGATTTCCCAGATCTGGTTGCGTCACTGGAACAACATCATCCCCTTCTTTGACTATCCACCAGACATTCGCAAAGTGATTTACACCACCAATGCAATCGAGTCGCTCAATCGCTCGTTGCGTAAGGTGCTCAAGACAAAGGGATGCTTCCCCAATGAGGAATCGGTCTACAAGCTGCTCTACTTGGCGCTTAACAATATTGCCAAAAAGTGGACGATGCCGATCCGCGATTGGAAAGCAGCACTCATGCGTTTTGCCATTGAGTTCCCCGATCGCTTTCCTCAGTTCTAAGCCTTACACAAAAAAATTGACACTCTCGTAAATGAACTTTAAATAAGGTAGATAGTATTTGCAGAGCTTTTCTATTTTTTGCATGGCCTCTTGCTGACTGCGCTTGTATGCTCAAGGGGATAGGCTGATGTGGGAGGAGGGTTTTTCGTGGGTGCAGCCTGGGTGTCTGGCTAATCTCTGGATAGTCTAATCTCCGGCTAATCTAATGCATCCTCCGTATCTACTTCTGCTTGCCATTCCCGAAGGCGCTGCTTTTCAACTCGGCGGGAGGGCTGGCGATATTTTTTGCGCTCTAGCTTTGGTTCGATTTCGGTTTGACCGTGTTGGCGGCTTTTCTGTTTGGTTGTGGCTTCGGCATCGCGGGTTCGCTCTAGGGCTTCCTGATGGGCGATCGCCTCTTCTAGAAAAATTCGATAGTGTTCATAGCGCTCCCAATCGCCACGAATGGCACAGCCTGGCTCTTCTCGATGCAGGCAGTTGCTAAATTGACACGCGGCTTTGTCCATACACCGACGGGCTTCGGGGAAATAATGGGCCAACTCAACCGGGGAACAGTCCAGATCGGGCTGGTTGAACCCAGGACTATCGGCCAGCAGCCCGCCCGCAGGCAGCTCAAACAACTCTACATGGCGCGTGGTGTGGCGACCTCGCTGAAGCTTACCAGAGACTTCCCCAACACGCAGATCGACCGCTGGAATCAGCGCATTGAGCAGGCTGGATTTGCCCACACCAGACGGCCCAGAAACGACGGTGATTTGCTGTGCCAGATATGGCGCAAGTTGATCCAGCCCCAGGCTCTCGCGCACACTGACCATCAGCGGTGTATAACCCCACTGCCGCAGGCGATCGCCCCACGCCACCAATTCCACCTCCGGTAGCAGGTCGCATTTATTCAAACATAGGCATACCGATAGTCCTGTGGACTCGGCTTTGACCAAAAAGCGGCTGAGTTGGAAGGGATCGAGTGTGGGTTCTGCCAGGGCAAACACCAGCAAAATCTGGTCGGCATTGGCAATGGGTGGGCGATCGAGTTCGGAGCGACGGGGAAACACTTGGGCGATCGCCCCTCGCTGTCCGGCCCAATCGGGTTCTTCAACTTCGACGCGATCGCCCACCCAAACTTGCTGCCCGATTTTTCGCAGGCGCGATCGCCGGGTACACAGCAGCATATCCCCCACGTCTGGCGGATAGCAGCCTGGGTCTAGCCGCACAAAGTAGTAATTGGCCTGCACCGCCAGCACTGTACCCGTGATCCGTTGCGACCCCACCTGCTGAACCGTGGCCTCAACGAGCGACTGGGGCTGGCAATCTGCACCCATAACTAGGGACGGCGAATGCTAAGGGCAAAATAAGCGCCGTCTCCGCTTTGTCGCTCCTGCACTTGCTCGATCGGGTACCCTTCCATTCGCAAGCTATCGGGCACCTGCTCCATCGGCTCTCCTGGATCAAGCCACACTTCCAGGAGCGATCCAGCAGGCATTTTTTCTAGCCGCAGCTTGGTACGCACAAAATTGAGCGGGCAGGGTGTGCCGCGCAGGTCAAGCTGGACATCTGGGACTGGGGAAGATTCCGTCATGCATCCTGCTCAAGACTTGTGAAACAGATTGTCCAGGAAGCCCATGCCACCCTTGCCGATGCGATCGCCCCGCAGTTTGGCAAGTTCCTCTAGCAGCTTCCGTTCTTCTGCCGAAACGCGGGTAGGAATATCTACCTGAACCGTAATAAGATGGTCGCCCCGGCTGGTCGGGTTGCCCAGACGCGGCACACCGCGATTTTCTAGCGTGATCACAGTACCGGGCTGAGTTCCAGGCGGGACAATTGTTTCCACCGGCCCATCGACTGTGTTCACTTCCAGCTTTGAGCCAAGAATTGCTTGCAGATAGCTGATCTTCAGGTTCGACAAAATGTTGATGCCGTCCCGCTGGAATTCCGCGTCGTCATTCACAAACAGAAACACGTAAAGATCCCCCGGTGGGCCACCCCGCATTCCTGCATCTCCCTCAGAAGAAATGCGGAGCCGTGTCCCATTGTCCACGCCAGCGGGAATCGTAATTTTGAGTTTTTTGGCTTCCTGCTTTTGTCCGCTGCCGCCGCATACGTCGCACTTTTCTTCAATCATCTGCCCGCTGCCGTTGCAAGTGGGGCAGGTGGATACCTGGGTAAAGCTGCCGAAGGGGGTTCGGGTGGCCCGCCGCACCTGCCCCGCTCCCCCACAGGTCGTGCAGGTTTTGGGCCGAGTGCCGGGCTCTGCGCCTGACCCGCCACAGTGGGTGCAGGTTTCCAGGTGGCTAATGCGGATTTCTTTTTCGCCGCCAAAGATCGCTTCACGAAAGTCAAGCTTCAGGTCAAGCCGCAGATCCTCGCCGCGGGTGGGGCCACTGCGACGGCGGGCCTGCTGACCCGAAGCCGCACCCGCAAAGTTGCCAAAAAAGCTCTCGAACAGATCTGCAAAGCCGCCTAAATCGGTAAAGTCTTGATAGCCTGCGCCAGCCGCAGAGCCAACGCCTGCTTCACCAAAGCGATCGTAGCGGGCGCGAGTTTCTGGCTCTGAAAGCACTTCGTAGGCGCGGTTAATTTCTTTGAAACGTTCTTCAGCGCCTTCCTCTTTGTTGACATCGGGGTGATACTTGCGGGCAAGCCGTCGATAGGCTTGCTTTAGCTCCTCTTTGTCGGCATCGCGAGAGACACCCAGAATGTCGTAGTAGTCACGGGCCATAGAACGCTGCTGGGGGTTGAGTGATTTGGCGTGAATAGAGTCGGGGAAACTAGGTCAGCACCGTACAAACAGGCGATTTGGACACCCAATTCCCCACATCCTACATCGTAACGAATTGTTTGCGATCGCACGCCTTAATTAAAGTAGGCATTACCGAACCAATCCCCTACTCAAGCATTAGCGGCTAGGTAAACCTGCGCCTGCTAATCTAAAGAATGCTGACCAGGACAGAATACCTGTCCCGATCACTCCAGTGTGAATGCGCTATCTAGTTCTACTGCCTTAATCTACCGCCTCATAATCAGCGGTAACAGTCTCATCCGTCTCAAAGATGAAATTGTCTTCGTCGATCGGCTCTGTCAATTCGGCTTCACCTCTTCCGTTGAACCAGGGCATAGTTGGGTCATTGATCCCATCGTACTCCTGAGGGTCGGAGCTGCCATAACCGCCATTCATCCCATCATCTGCTTCTGGGTGTCTGGCCTGCTCGTAGATGGCTGAACCAATGGCAAACAGGGCTTGCTGGAGTCCATCCAAACGAGACTTCATGGTGTCTACATCGAGCGTCCGATTGGCGATCGCTGCTCGTAGTTCTGCCACTTTTTCAGCAGCCTGCGCCTTGTAATGTTCGGGAATCAGATCGCCATTTTCCCGCACCATAGTTTCGTAGTTGTTGAAAAGAATATCCGCCTGATTCCGACACTCCACGAGAAGACGACGATTTTGGTCTTCTTCAGCGTACAGGTCAGCCTCCTGACGCATCCGCTCTACTTCTGCCTCGCTGAGACCGCCTGTATTGGTGATGCGAATGGTTTGTGCTCGCCCCGTCCCCTTATCGCGGGCACTAACTTGCAAAATGCCGTCTGCATCGATTTCAAAGGACACCTCGATTTGCGGTACGCCACGCGGCGCAGGCGGAATCCCCGTCAGTTGGAACTTCCCGAGGCTCTTGTTGTCCTTCACCATCGCCCGTTCCCCTTGCAGAACGTGGATCTCGACTGAGGTCTGTCCATCCGTTGCCGTGGAGAAAGTCTGGGTCTTGCTGGTAGGAACGGTAGTGTTGCGCTCGATGATGCGGGTAAACACGCCACCGAGTGTTTCAATCCCCAGCGAGAGCGGCGTTACATCTAGCAGCAGCAGGTCTTTTACTTCGCCGCCCAAAACGCCTGCCTGAATTGCCGCACCCAGGGCAACCGCCTCATCGGGGTTGACCGAGCGATCGGGAGTTTTGCCGTTGAAGTACTTCTTGATGGCTTCTTGAACTGCTGGAATCCGGGTAGAGCCGCCGACCAGCAAAATGCGATCTAGGTCATCTGCGTTCAGACCGCAGTCTTTGAGCGCCTGCTCAACGGGTTCAAGCGTGCTTTCGACCAGATCGCTGATCAGTTCTTCAAACTTGGCGCGGGTCAGCTCCATTTCCAGATGCTTTGGCCCGGTTTCATCGGCTGTAATGAACGGCAGGTTGATGGTCGTTGTAAGCATACTCGATAGCTCAATCTTGGCTTTCTCCGCAGCTTCACGTAGGCGTTGTAGCGCCATCTTGTCGCTAGAGAGGTCGATGCCTTCTTGCTGCTGGAAGCTGGACATGAGCCACTGAACCAGCACATTGTCAAAGTCGTCGCCGCCCAAGTGGTTGTTGCCAGAGGTGGACTTCACCTCAAACACGCCGTCGCCGAGTTGCAGAACGGAAACATCAAACGTCCCGCCGCCCAGGTCAAACACCAGCACGCTTTGTTCTTGGTCTTGCTTGTCCAAGCCGTAGGACAGGGCCGCTGCGGTCGGTTCGTTGATGATCCGCAGCACTTCTAGACCTGCAATAGTGCCTGCATCTTTGGTCGCTTGGCGTTGGGCATCTGTGAAGTAGGCCGGTACGGTGATGACCGCCTGGGTGACCGGTTCTCCTAGGTAGTTTTCAGCGTCCTGCTTCAGCTTTTGCAGGATCATGGCAGAAATTTCTTGAGGCGTGTAGGAACGTCCGCGAATTTGCACGTCCACTGTGTCATCTTTCCCCCGGACGCAGGTGTAGGGGACTCGGCTTTGCTCGTCGGCTGTGTCGTCCCAGCGTCGCCCGATAAACCGTTTAATGCTGAAAATGGTGTTTTCGGCATTGGTCACAGCCTGACGCTTGGCAAGCTGCCCTATGAGCCGCTCACCGTTTTTGCCAAACCCAACAATGCTAGGAGTGGTGCGTCCTCCCTCTGAGCTGGAAATGACAACGGGTTGACCGCCCTCTAGGACAGCAACACAGCTATTCGTTGTGCCCAGGTCGATGCCAATGACTTTTCCCATAATTTAGCTAGTAGCGGCTATCAGATTTCAAGTGAATGAGTCGGAGACCAGAAGCTGATTTAACTCTTAGCAAGTATTCCGCAATTGTTCGGGAATTTAATCAGTCGCGCTTAAAAATGTTTTTAGAGGCTCCGCAAAAAGCAGGAGATTTGCTGGATGATAGCCTTTTTAGGCTGAGTTTTTGGGTACAACTACCTGAATCTTGCTCCAGACTGCATGGTGTAGTCAGGTTTGATTGAGTGACTCAGGACGATTCTTGAAAAGCGCTTACCTTTCGCACAACGGTTGGCCAGCAGATTCCCGAACTAAATTCTGGTATAGCTTTATCCCTCAGACGATGAATTAGCGTCACCATCGTCTGAAGGAGCGACAGCAGTGGCAACCTTGACCATGGCATGGCGCAAGACGCGATCGCCCAGCATATAGCCCCGTACCAGTTCTTCGATGACCGTGCCCTCGGCGTATTCTTCGGACGGCTCCCGCATTACGGCTTCGTGCAGGTTTGGGTCAAACTCTTTACCCTCAGACCGCATCGGCGAAACCCCAATGCGCTTGAGCCGTTCTACCAGATCTTTGTACACACCCTGATAGCTCTTGTGGATCGCCATGCCTTCGTCGCCTTGGGGCTTGATCTGCGATCGCGCTCGTTCAAAGTTATCGACCACAGGCAGCAGTTCCTCAACAGTTTTGCACTTGATCTGCTGCTCCAGGTCTTCTTTTTCTTTCTGGGTGCGCTTGCGGAAGTTCTCAAAGTCCGCCGCAATACGCTTGCAGTGATTCGTCCATTCTTCAAGCTGCTGCTCTAGCGTTGCCACTTTTGCATTTAGCTCATCAACGAGTGCTGAAGAGTCTCCGCTGGTCACCTCCGCGACGACCTCCACCTGAGGCTCGGTCGATGACTCGACTGCCGAGGCAGACGGTTCAACTGCTTCAGTATTCATGACTTCGCTTTCCACGGCATTGCTTTCAGAGGACACGTCATCACTCTCCATCGGTTGTTTCTCTTCTTCGATCATGCTTGCTTAATGGATATTGTTTCGTGAACTGGACAAAATCTAAGTGGAAGGGGCAGTTGCTCCAGCATTAAGTCCAGAGTTTAGACTCCCTCCAGAAGCTTGCAATCAAGAGCCTGAAGTTGATCTGGTCAAAGGACTTGGTTCCTTGTCCTATTACCTTGTCTTGCTGACTTTTCCTCGAATCAACCTGGCGTTAACCCTCACCTGTTAACCCTCACCTTTTGTTGATCTTTCCTACGTACTCTTGCAACGCTTCTACTTTCATGTATTGTGCCTCAGGTTTAAGAATTCTGACATGGCAGACGAATATCCCTTATCTCTATTGCCAGAGCGATCGCCCGTACCTGTAGAACTCAGCCAAACAGGCAAACCATTAGGTCTAAACCGTTTATCCCAGTTTGTGTAACGGATGAGTCTGGGCTGTGCTATACAGAATGCATCGATCACCAGCCCATCAGCTACCTAATCCAGAGTACCCTAACGACGATAGTTTATTGACCTCTGTGGGGAATACTGGAGGCATTCGTGATAATCCACGCTCGTTCAGGGAATTTTTCAGACGGGTCATGGGCAATGGGCGAATCTGGCGATCGCCCTTTGCAGCGAAATGCCGTCAGGCTATCCGAACTAACGCTCGGAATGCCCAAGCTGACTTCCGCAACCCGATTTCCATAATCCCGTTTTAGAACTTGTAAACCGCAAGTTCACTCTCGCTTCCTCCAGCAGCCCCAGACACCCTCTGGCATTAGCGCTGGGACAATAACTCTATACAGGCTATAAACCTCTCAGCAGCAGCTATGGCTAACTCTTCATCCCAACGTCGTGCCCTCGTTGTCCAGCATAATTTTTCGCCGTTTAGCAACAAGCTCATCCAGGCGGGCTACGTCAACAACGACCAGATGCAGCAAGCCCTGGTGGAAAGCCGCAAAACAGGGCGACCGCTGACAGATGTGTTGGAGATGATTACGGGTCAGCAGTTGCCGCCCGACCTGCTGCGTCAGTATAAGAAGCAACAGCTTTTTGAGCTTAAAATTCTCTACGGAGTTGAATCCCTCGATCCGGAACTCAACGAAATTTCGACGGCCCAGGTTGGGCAACTCATCGACAGCCTGATTCCCGTCGATCTATGCCGTCGCTATCGCCTTGTGCCGCTATCACGCACCGAAAGCAACCCACCCGCCGTGCTGATCGCAATGGTCGATCCCGATGACCTAGCTGCACAAGACGACCTCAACCGCATTCTGCGTCCGCAGGGTCTGGGGCTAATGCGGATGGTGATCACGGTTGAAGACTATCAGCGGATCATCTCTCAATATCTAGATGAGCAGGTCGAACGCCAGAAGCAGCTTGAGTTTCAGTCCAAGGTGGATGTGAAGGCAGATCTTGAAGGGCTGGATTACCTTGATCTGGAGGAACCACCCGACGATATCGAAGCAAACTTGGATGCTGCCCTTCAGGATGCAGACGCTGCACCTGTGATTGCCTTGGTCAACAAAATTCTGGTGAAGGCGCTTCAGGAAGGGGTTTCCGATATCCACATCGAGCCACAGGAAGAACATCTCCGCATCCGCTTCCGCAAGGATGGCGTGCTGCGGGAGGGTCTGGAGCCGCTGCCCAAGAAAATCGTTCCGGCGGTCACCGCTCGCTTCAAAATCATTGCTGATCTGGACATTGCCGAACGCCGAATGCCCCAGGACGGACGCATTCGCCGGATTTTTGACGGGCGCAAAGTGGACTTCCGGGTGAACACGCTGCCCAGCCGCTACGGCGAAAAGGTGGTGCTGCGGATTCTCGACAACTCCGCTACTCAGCTTGGGCTGGACAAACTGATCACCGACCCAGAAACGCTGCAAATTGTGCAGGAAATGGTATCGCGTCCCTTTGGTCTGATCCTGGTGACGGGGCCGACTGGATCGGGTAAAACGACAACGCTCTACTCTGCCCTGGCGGAGCGCAATAGTCCCGGCGTGAACATCAGCACCGCCGAAGACCCAATTGAATACTCCCTGCCGGGGATTACGCAGGTGCAGGTGATTCGCGAAAAGGGCATGGACTTTGCCTCGATTCTGCGAGCCTTCCTGCGGCAAGACCCGGACGTGATTCTGGTGGGTGAGACTCGTGACAAGGAAACGGCGAAGACGGCGATTGAGGCGGCGCTGACCGGACACCTAGTGCTGACGACGCTGCACACGAATGATGCTGCGAGTGCGATCGCCCGTCTCGAAGAAATGGGCGTCGAGTCCTTCATGGTGTCTAGCTCCCTCATCGGCGTGCTGGCCCAGCGCCTCATGCGCCGCGTCTGCCCCGACTGCCGTATTCCCTACAGCCCTAGCCCCGAAGAACTGGCCCGCTTTGGACTTTCGGCTTCTCGCGAAGCAGAAGTGACCTTCTATAAGGCCAACGAACTATCACCCGAAGAAATTCAGACCGCCCGCGCCCAAAATACGTTGTGCCCTACCTGCAAGGGCAGCGGCTATAAAGGGCGCTGTGGGGTGTATGAAGTGATGCGGGTGACAGAACAAATCCAAACCCTGATTACCGAAGGTGCGCCCACCGAGCGAATTAAGGAGGTGGCAGTAGAAGAAGGTATGAAAACGCTGCTGGCCTACAGCCTTAACCTGGTGCGTCAGGGCAGCACAACTCTTGAAGAGGTAGAGCGCGTTACCTTCACTGATACCGGTTTAGAGGCTGAACTCAAGGCCAAGCGCAAGAGTTCGCTGACCTGTCGCAACTGCGCCGCTGAGCTGCGCCCCGAGTGGCTAGATTGTCCCTACTGCACCACGCCTCGCTTCCAGGATTAGTGCTGCTGCTTGCCCTCAGGGCTGAACTGTTTCTAAAACCATTTCTAACTTGTCTTACTAAGCACAACCCCGCATAGAAGGAGCCACCCACATGGAATTGATGATCGAAGACCTGATGGAGCAACTAATCGAGATGGGCGGGTCGGATATGCACCTGTCGGCTGGACTGCCGCCCTACTTCCGTATCAATGGACACCTCGCCCCCATCAGTGATGAGCCGATGACCTCAGAGCAGTGCCAGCGGCTCATCTTTAGTATGCTCAACAACACCCAGCGCAAAAATCTGGAGCAAAACTGGGAGTTGGACTGCTCCTATGGCGTAAAAGGACTGGCCCGCTTCCGGGTGAATGTGTATAAAGATCGGGGCACCTACGCCGCCTGCTTGCGGGCACTGAGTTCCAAAATTCCCAGTTTCGAGAAACTAGGCTTGCCGGACGTGGTGCGAGAAATGGCGGA contains:
- a CDS encoding sulfurtransferase TusA family protein, with translation MTESSPVPDVQLDLRGTPCPLNFVRTKLRLEKMPAGSLLEVWLDPGEPMEQVPDSLRMEGYPIEQVQERQSGDGAYFALSIRRP
- the dnaK gene encoding molecular chaperone DnaK, with product MGKVIGIDLGTTNSCVAVLEGGQPVVISSSEGGRTTPSIVGFGKNGERLIGQLAKRQAVTNAENTIFSIKRFIGRRWDDTADEQSRVPYTCVRGKDDTVDVQIRGRSYTPQEISAMILQKLKQDAENYLGEPVTQAVITVPAYFTDAQRQATKDAGTIAGLEVLRIINEPTAAALSYGLDKQDQEQSVLVFDLGGGTFDVSVLQLGDGVFEVKSTSGNNHLGGDDFDNVLVQWLMSSFQQQEGIDLSSDKMALQRLREAAEKAKIELSSMLTTTINLPFITADETGPKHLEMELTRAKFEELISDLVESTLEPVEQALKDCGLNADDLDRILLVGGSTRIPAVQEAIKKYFNGKTPDRSVNPDEAVALGAAIQAGVLGGEVKDLLLLDVTPLSLGIETLGGVFTRIIERNTTVPTSKTQTFSTATDGQTSVEIHVLQGERAMVKDNKSLGKFQLTGIPPAPRGVPQIEVSFEIDADGILQVSARDKGTGRAQTIRITNTGGLSEAEVERMRQEADLYAEEDQNRRLLVECRNQADILFNNYETMVRENGDLIPEHYKAQAAEKVAELRAAIANRTLDVDTMKSRLDGLQQALFAIGSAIYEQARHPEADDGMNGGYGSSDPQEYDGINDPTMPWFNGRGEAELTEPIDEDNFIFETDETVTADYEAVD
- the rsgA gene encoding small ribosomal subunit biogenesis GTPase RsgA, whose protein sequence is MGADCQPQSLVEATVQQVGSQRITGTVLAVQANYYFVRLDPGCYPPDVGDMLLCTRRSRLRKIGQQVWVGDRVEVEEPDWAGQRGAIAQVFPRRSELDRPPIANADQILLVFALAEPTLDPFQLSRFLVKAESTGLSVCLCLNKCDLLPEVELVAWGDRLRQWGYTPLMVSVRESLGLDQLAPYLAQQITVVSGPSGVGKSSLLNALIPAVDLRVGEVSGKLQRGRHTTRHVELFELPAGGLLADSPGFNQPDLDCSPVELAHYFPEARRCMDKAACQFSNCLHREEPGCAIRGDWERYEHYRIFLEEAIAHQEALERTRDAEATTKQKSRQHGQTEIEPKLERKKYRQPSRRVEKQRLREWQAEVDTEDALD
- a CDS encoding IS256 family transposase, whose protein sequence is MPRRRRPQDKVDHLLDELLADYSTPEQILGEQGLLKQLTKRLVERALQAELSHHLETEVQAPPPEETSSSKRRNSRNGYSSKTVKADCGELALSIPRDRNSTFEPILVPKGERRLSGLDDKIMAMYARGLSTRDIQAQLEELYGVEVSPTLISQVTDAVSDEVRQWQNRPLAKLYPIVYLDAIHVHVREDGRVSNHAVYVVLGVTLDGIKEVLGLWMSANEGAKFWLKVLTDLKNRGVEDIFIACVDGLKGFPDAIAAVFPKTRVQLCIVHLIRNSLRYVPWGSQAEVIADLKPIYQAATVEEAETALENFADKWDRLYPTISQIWLRHWNNIIPFFDYPPDIRKVIYTTNAIESLNRSLRKVLKTKGCFPNEESVYKLLYLALNNIAKKWTMPIRDWKAALMRFAIEFPDRFPQF
- a CDS encoding GspE/PulE family protein; its protein translation is MANSSSQRRALVVQHNFSPFSNKLIQAGYVNNDQMQQALVESRKTGRPLTDVLEMITGQQLPPDLLRQYKKQQLFELKILYGVESLDPELNEISTAQVGQLIDSLIPVDLCRRYRLVPLSRTESNPPAVLIAMVDPDDLAAQDDLNRILRPQGLGLMRMVITVEDYQRIISQYLDEQVERQKQLEFQSKVDVKADLEGLDYLDLEEPPDDIEANLDAALQDADAAPVIALVNKILVKALQEGVSDIHIEPQEEHLRIRFRKDGVLREGLEPLPKKIVPAVTARFKIIADLDIAERRMPQDGRIRRIFDGRKVDFRVNTLPSRYGEKVVLRILDNSATQLGLDKLITDPETLQIVQEMVSRPFGLILVTGPTGSGKTTTLYSALAERNSPGVNISTAEDPIEYSLPGITQVQVIREKGMDFASILRAFLRQDPDVILVGETRDKETAKTAIEAALTGHLVLTTLHTNDAASAIARLEEMGVESFMVSSSLIGVLAQRLMRRVCPDCRIPYSPSPEELARFGLSASREAEVTFYKANELSPEEIQTARAQNTLCPTCKGSGYKGRCGVYEVMRVTEQIQTLITEGAPTERIKEVAVEEGMKTLLAYSLNLVRQGSTTLEEVERVTFTDTGLEAELKAKRKSSLTCRNCAAELRPEWLDCPYCTTPRFQD
- the dnaJ gene encoding molecular chaperone DnaJ, encoding MARDYYDILGVSRDADKEELKQAYRRLARKYHPDVNKEEGAEERFKEINRAYEVLSEPETRARYDRFGEAGVGSAAGAGYQDFTDLGGFADLFESFFGNFAGAASGQQARRRSGPTRGEDLRLDLKLDFREAIFGGEKEIRISHLETCTHCGGSGAEPGTRPKTCTTCGGAGQVRRATRTPFGSFTQVSTCPTCNGSGQMIEEKCDVCGGSGQKQEAKKLKITIPAGVDNGTRLRISSEGDAGMRGGPPGDLYVFLFVNDDAEFQRDGINILSNLKISYLQAILGSKLEVNTVDGPVETIVPPGTQPGTVITLENRGVPRLGNPTSRGDHLITVQVDIPTRVSAEERKLLEELAKLRGDRIGKGGMGFLDNLFHKS
- the grpE gene encoding nucleotide exchange factor GrpE, with product MIEEEKQPMESDDVSSESNAVESEVMNTEAVEPSASAVESSTEPQVEVVAEVTSGDSSALVDELNAKVATLEQQLEEWTNHCKRIAADFENFRKRTQKEKEDLEQQIKCKTVEELLPVVDNFERARSQIKPQGDEGMAIHKSYQGVYKDLVERLKRIGVSPMRSEGKEFDPNLHEAVMREPSEEYAEGTVIEELVRGYMLGDRVLRHAMVKVATAVAPSDDGDANSSSEG